Part of the Xiphophorus couchianus chromosome 8, X_couchianus-1.0, whole genome shotgun sequence genome is shown below.
GCCAAACACACCAGGAGGGGGCAGCACCTCGGTtccaaacaacaataattaatgatcaagttaaacagaaaaacaacagttaaAATCTGATTCAGAAAATACATTAACGAATtggtaaatcaattaaaaatacatttctgtaaaagATATAATGGTGTAAACtgaaaaaagcataaaactaaaatcatttaaaaacaaaatagccGACTAACGAATAAACATCagcacattaaaacacaatttataaaacataactattttatagtaaaataaaataaaaaaccgaAATAGTATAAAAAGGGAAAGAtgtaaaagaaactaaaattaaattaagtgaACTAAACGGTCAAAACCCCTGAGCAAGATGGCGGCTGCGGCTGCAGTTCTGTCAGGCTCCTGCTCTGTCACGTGTCTGCTGTCGACCAATCAGAGCTGTGTGCGTTCAGGAAGACAACAACCCGCTGAGCGGCGGAATGCTAGCGGACCGCTGGCCCGAAAACACGGATTCAGACGCGGGTTTcgactgttttctgtttgcgGTTAGTTCCTTTAACCTGACCCGGTCCAGTAGAACTGTTCTGAGGTTCTGACTGAGTCCAGCCTGGGTCCTTCCCGAGCTGTTCACATCCCGCAGTCTCCGGATTCCCAGCCGACATTCCCAGCGCCCTGAAGGTTAGCATGGAAGTTCTGGAATGTTAGGACGATGTTCAAGAATGTGTTCGGTTCGGGATTCCTGGTGAGGACGGCCCATGTGGTTCTGACCTGGATCATCACGCTCATCCTCTTCCTGTATGACACAGGTGAGTCCGTCCGAGGGGGCTCCAGGAGTTCCGGGAGTTCCAGGTTTTCCAGGTCAGGACTTTTATTGTGTTTCCCCGGCAGAGCTGAGGAAGCAGGAGGAGACGGGCCAGCTGCTGAAGCCGGTTCTGTTcgtcctgctggttctggtgtcGGTTCTGCTGTACTTCGCGGTGTCGCTCATGGATCCGGGATTCATCCTGACTGAGGACAGCGACCTGCAGGTGAGCCGGTGTTATGGATTAACTGGTGACTAGATTAACTGGTTGAAACCTTTGCGCACCGCTGATGGTTCTAAATTGTAGGTGGCTGTGTTGATGCCTGTTGAAAAATGCTACTTGTGTGACAAAACCGTTTGCAAAACTTTACTATAAATCCCATTTGCagcaaatatgtttaatgtgaaaattatgtttcaaaacaagTTTCTACAGAGCAGCGTTCAGTTCGCTTCTCATTGGAGCAAAACCAGATCAGTGAGTAACAGGATAATCCCATTCACATTCAGCTTCACCAGAataaattcatttcatttcatgaaCAGCCTCAATATAAACCTAAATTTATAGTTTCTGCATTTTGTAACCAGCACTGATCATAAAAACATTGGAATTGACTCTGAAGTTCCTGTAATGTGATTTATTAACACTTGTAGCCCAGTGAGTGTTTCTGGCTCAGATCCTGAAATTCTGCCTCACTGTTTCTGgactttattcatgttttagcaACATTACACACAGTTAGTGTCGCTAAACAATGAGGCTGGTGTCATCACATTTAATCAACTTTAAATCACATACCTGATGGTGTTGCTTGTGGTGTTTATGTGTCCAAATAGAGAGAAATATAAAGTAATGTTGATACTTTATACTGTAATAAAATCTCATCTAAATGATATAAAGTTAACAGCCAATGTTGTAGTTGGTGGTGATataaaaatggacaaaacaaaatgataataataaacgTTCCTACATTATACTGTCAGACACCAACAGATTATGATCCATATCTACAGTATTTATCTGTGTTCTCTACTGGGAACCAGTTTGCAGGCTGGTGACCAGgggaaataaacttaaaaacaaaacgaagCTCATTAAAATTAACTAGTGACAGTCAGACGGGGTCCTCAACGcagatgtttgtaaaaatcAGGTGGCTGTGTCATTTCCTGATCAAAACGTGTCAAACGTAAATAAAGAGATTATAAAATGTCTCTTTCTCTATGATCTCTTCAAAACAATCATAATTCTCTGTATGTGAAGGAATATTGAAGAATATATTGAAATATCACTAAAATATACCAGACTTCAGGAGGAGACTGATAAACTTTCTACCATCACCCAGCATTTAGAGaactgatgattattttatattttctctgtcttttaTTGACTGATATGCTCTGCAAACAtgtcaataaatgtaaacagttcTGATATCATGAAAACTAATTCTTTACTCATTTAATAGAAGCCACTTTATTTCATTTGCACCTTAACTGGGCTGCAGACACAAAGCTGTGCAATTTAGTAATTTCACAAAATCCTTACAGTTAAAAGTTTGCCTGGCAAACCTGTTAAACGATGTTACCTCCAAAACGTTGGCAGCAAgtgaatattattattttagacaaTGAAATAAACTGGTCCAAAAAGTAAATCAGACTAAATCTCTAATTGAACTGGTACCACTGGTCGCTGAGTTACGAGAACTGCTTTATCCACTAAACTATATCGGCCAACAAAAGTCCAATAATCACCTGTTATTGATCCTGATCGATCAGACACTCTGCGCTTTAAGAGGCAAACCTGGATTAACTGGTGacactttcagaatctcagtttgAGTGAAGATTTGAACcgtttctgatgtaaaaatataaaagatacTTATAATAATATCTAGTATAATAGTTTTTTGTCTCTCATTGTTGAGTTTTAGAGTCACttgatgaaaagaataaagatgtttagttaaattatgagaaaaataacaataaagaagaaatgACACTGCAACGTAGATCTGCCATGAACTAGGAAATAAACTATAACATGTTAgaaaaacagagtttaaaaagATTTGGCTATAGTTTCTGTGGATATCTAATTGAAATATCTACAATATGAGGGAGATGTGAAAACAACAGCCAGTCgatctttttaaacattttattttaatcccaTGACTCTTTCAGGGATGAATCTTTGCTCTGATATCGGTTTATGGCATCTTTAGATCGATTTCCATTTTCCCTTGATGAGTTTCAGCTTCTGAAGCATCACAGAAATCAGGACAAGTTCTGtgtaatttacatgtttttggtgattttgcagattaatgtaaaaaaatgttagacCAATAAAAGTCTTTCTAATCAGTTATTCCTGAGATCTTAATGGTTGTCTTACAGAATCGGGTCGCATTTTTGCAAAGATTTGTAGTTCTTTAAATTTATCACATTGTTTACTTCCTGGTTTGGTAAAGGGGTCCTAAAAAGCCACGCCCACAGGAAGATCTGTCTCTCCCAGCTGCTGCCACCAGTTAATCTATAACACCTGTTGTGGTCTGGGTCGGAACCACGCAGGTCTGTGAGCCTTTCTGCTCCAGGTTCTGCATCCAGAACCTGGAGATTAACCCGATAAATCGGATCAGTccaactttaatctcagaattaaaTTAGGGCCTAAAGCCAGAGTGTCTCCAGACTTTGGGAATGTTCTGGATTGAACtgatccaacagaaccagaaccagcagttaCACACTGCAAACCAGAGGTGGACGATCCAGAGTGAGAAATTTATCGCAATATGTTGTGGAAATATTTTGATAACATTTATTAACTGGCTGCATTCATAtcgccacaaacacaaatagttTTCCTGACAAACATTCCTATTCTAATCAGGCTTCTATCAGGACACCACTGGCTTAAGGAACATTTATAAAGTGGAtctgattatattttttaattttctgatatttattgatcCTCTGATGGAACAAATAAtggagaaaacagcaaaaataaaacctgaaaaactgaaatttaacatcaatcatttaaatttattgagaCGACAATGaatcatatttatgtttttatgattataataaataataatttatagtGTCTGTTAATAAACTCTGAGGAGTTTAAACTGCAGATCATAAAGTCTCTTCTGGTGCTGTCTGTCAGTTGGAGTGCGGTGGTGGCGGTGTCATGATGTGGGCTCTGTGTGTTCCAGTTCACTCTGGGAGTAacggaggagcagcaggatATGATCCCGCCCAGCACCAAGTCGCTGCGTCAACGCCGCTGCGGCCGCTGCCTGCTGCAGGTACGAATCCCTCTGAGGTCATTTATTCATCTACATGGAGGCTCAGGAAGCGACGCAGCAAACAAACATCCAAACCGGAAGAAACTTTGACTTTTCCTCTGAGGTTCAGGTCAGACAGACAGAAGCTAAAGGCAGAAATATGATTTATACTCAGGAATTTATTAGTCAAACTGGTTGAAGTTTCTACCTAAGGAAACAGCAGATCagtgaccagcagggggcgacagtggagaggaaaaactccctttaacaggaagaaccagaaccagaacctacAGCAGTACAAGCAGCCATCTGCATTCATTTAATTATTAGTATTAATATCTATTTAAAATGGTCAAAAtcagcaaaacagctgaaaaaccgACTCATATGAGACCAGTTGGACCAGTTGGACCAGTGAGACCAGTTGGACCAGTTAGACCAGTGAGACCAGTTGGACCAGTGAGACCAGTTAGACCAGTGAGACCAGTGAGACCAGTTGGACCAGTTGGACCAGTGAGACCAGTTGGACCAGTTAGACCAGTGAGACCAGTTGGACCAGTTGGACCAGTTAGACCAGTGAGACCAGTTGGACCAGTTGGACCAGTGAGACCAGTTGGACCAGTTAGACCAGTGAGACCAGTTGGACCAGTGAGACCAGTTGGACCAGTGAGACCAGTTGGACCAGTGAGACCAGTTAGACCAGTGAGACCAGTGAGACCAGTTGGACCAGTTGGACCAGTTGGACCAGTGAGACCAGTTGGACCAGTTGGACCAGTGAGACCAGTTGGACCAGTTAGACCAGTGAGACCAGTTGGACCAGTTGGACCAGTGAGACCAGTTGGACCAGTGAGACCAGTTGGACCAGTTGGACCAGTTGGACCAGTGAGACCAGTTGGACCAGTTGGACCAGTGAGACCAGTTGGACCAGTTGGACCAGTGAGACCAGTTGGACCAGTTAGACCAGTGAGACCAGTTGGACCAGTGAGACCAGTTGGACCAGTGAGACCAGTTAGACCAGTTAGACCAGTGAGACCAGTGAGACCAGTTGGACCAGTTGGACCAGTGAGACCAGTTGGACCAGTGAGACCAGTTGGACCAGTTAGACCAGTGAGACCAGTTGGACCAGTTGGACCAGTGAGACCAGTTGGACCAGTGAGACCAGTTGGACCAGTTGGACCAGTTGGACCAGTGAGACCAGTTAGACCAGTGAGACCAGTTGGACCAGTGAGACCAGTTGGACCAGTGAGACCAGCTAGACCAGTGAGACCAGTTGGACCAGTTGGACCAGTTGGACCAGTGAGACCAGCTAGACCTGTGAGACCAGTTGGACCACTTGGACCAGTGAGACCAGTTGGACCAGTGAGACCAGTTAGACCAGTGAGACCAGTGAGACCAGTTGGACCAGTTAGACCAGTGAGACCAGTTGGACCAGTGAGACCAGTGAGGCCAGTTGGACCAACGAgaccagttagaccagttggaCCAGTGAGACCAGTGAGACCAGTGAGGCCAGTTGGACCAACGAgaccagttagaccagttggaCCAGTGAGACCAGTGAGCCCAGTGAGCCCAGTGAGACCAGTTGgaccagttagaccagttggaccagtgagaccagtgagcccagttagaccagttggaCCAGTGAGACCAGTGAGACCAGTGAGGCAAGTTGGACCAGTTGGACCAGTGAGgccagttagaccagttggaCCAGTGAGGCCAGTTAGACCAGTGAGACCAGTGAGGCCAGTTGGACCAGTGAGgccagttagaccagttggaCCAGTTGGACCAGTTAGACCAGTGAGCCCAGTGAGACCAGTTGGACCAGTTAGACcagtgagaaaaacatttatttaaatgaaaatcttcAGTAGATTCACTTAAAGAAGaaacttaaacatattttagatgtttatcaAGTTATGATGGATccaaagaatgaaaacatggaggaggatgaagatgatgatgatgatgatgtgtgtgtgtgtgtgtgcggagCAGCAGCCAATGAGGTCGAAGCATTGCCAGACGTGTCAGCACTGCGTGCGGCGCTACGACCATCACTGCCCCTGGATCGAGAACTGTGTCGGCGAGCGGAACCACCGCTGGTTCCTCCTCTACTTGgccctgcagctgctggtgctgctgtggGGGCTTCACGTCGCCTGGTGAGTACGCCCCCCACCCCGCCccgggtcagaggtcagggagCTGACGGCCGTGTGTCTCCTCAGGACGGGCCTGGGCCACGCCCCCTCCTGGTCGCGGTGGCTGCGCTCCAACGGCGTGCTGCTGGCCGTCTGCGGGCTGCTGGCGCCGCTGGCGctggtggtgctgctgctgctcgggTCGCACCTCTACCTGGTGTCCATGAACGCCACCACCTGGGAGTTCATGTCGCGCCACCGCATCTCCTACCTCAAACACTGCGGCGCCGACCAGAACCCGTTCGACCGCGGCGCCGCCCGCAACCTGTGGGGGTTCTTCTGCCAGTGGGGCAGCGTGGTGTGGGAGCAGGCGTACTTCAGGGAGGACAGCGACCCGGTTTAGGTTCTGAGCCGCTCACGGTGTCGGATCACCAGCGCCGGTATAACTGGGTCacagctggttctgttctgccaGCCAATCGGTCCGGACCGACCCGGATCACGTTCTGGGAAGTCAGGACTAAAGTTGTTTAAAGTCCAAATGTTGGACCAGATTAAGACTCAgagttctggtggttctggtaCCAGTGGACAGGAGCTGATTCAACCAATAAacccagaaacaggaagtgagccGGAGCTCCAAGCTGTGACTTCCTGTCAGAACTGGACTCAGTCTGAGGGTTCCTGGGAACATCAAAGTTTTTATCCGGGTCGTTTGTTTGTCTTGATCGCGACAGGAAGCTGACTGACggacttcctgtttcacctGCCGGTTTCAGACCGGGTTCCTGCTGCATGTCTGATGTTTCTGGGTCCCTCAGGTTCTACCGGGTCCAGTTCTTTACCTTTATTCCCAGAACTGGGATGTTTTCAACATGTTCAGTTTTCCAGGCAGAAGAAGCTGCAGTTGGCAGTTTATCATAGCAGAAGAAAGCTGATACAGCGTAAACTGAGAGAGAGATATATATGATTTTATCATATATTATAGatatattatatatctataatatatatattatagatatattatatatctatagatatatataatatagatatattatatatatatattatatgtatatatatatgtaatatatatacatatataatatatataatatggagatataatatatatatatatatatattatatatatatacatatataatatatataatatggaGATataatatacatgtatatatatatatatgtaatatatacatatataatatatctataatatatatattatagatatattatatatctatagatatatataatatatatattatatatatatatatgtatatatatgtaatatatatacatatatatatatataatatggagatataatatatatatatatatatatat
Proteins encoded:
- the zdhhc12b gene encoding palmitoyltransferase ZDHHC12-B isoform X1; amino-acid sequence: MFKNVFGSGFLVRTAHVVLTWIITLILFLYDTELRKQEETGQLLKPVLFVLLVLVSVLLYFAVSLMDPGFILTEDSDLQLECGGGGVMMWALCVPVHSGSNGGAAGYDPAQHQVAASTPLRPLPAAAANEVEALPDVSALRAALRPSLPLDRELCRRAEPPLVPPLLGPAAAGAAVGASRRLDGPGPRPLLVAVAALQRRAAGRLRAAGAAGAGGAAAARVAPLPGVHERHHLGVHVAPPHLLPQTLRRRPEPVRPRRRPQPVGVLLPVGQRGVGAGVLQGGQRPGLGSEPLTVSDHQRRYNWVTAGSVLPANRSGPTRITFWEVRTKVV
- the zdhhc12b gene encoding palmitoyltransferase ZDHHC12-B isoform X2, which gives rise to MFKNVFGSGFLVRTAHVVLTWIITLILFLYDTELRKQEETGQLLKPVLFVLLVLVSVLLYFAVSLMDPGFILTEDSDLQFTLGVTEEQQDMIPPSTKSLRQRRCGRCLLQQPMRSKHCQTCQHCVRRYDHHCPWIENCVGERNHRWFLLYLALQLLVLLWGLHVAWTGLGHAPSWSRWLRSNGVLLAVCGLLAPLALVVLLLLGSHLYLVSMNATTWEFMSRHRISYLKHCGADQNPFDRGAARNLWGFFCQWGSVVWEQAYFREDSDPV